The Suricata suricatta isolate VVHF042 chromosome 15, meerkat_22Aug2017_6uvM2_HiC, whole genome shotgun sequence genome includes the window AGTTCGCCTGGACGGGTGGCACCTGGAGTGCCGAGAGGAACACACAGGGTAAGGGACGGAGAGTCACGCAGCTGGACGCGAGGGTACTTATCGGCCAAGATTCCGAACGCCTTGGAAGGACAGCGTCAGGGAATGTGTCTGAGCTGACAGGAAGGGACCAGGCACTGAAAGAAAGTTAGAAGCTTAGCAAGATGCGGgtgtatgttttttttcctttttcctgccgCAGACTGAGGCGATGTGGCAGGACCCTGGGTTCCTGTGTGTGGCCTGGAGCAGGCCGGGCCCCATGGGATCTGTGAGCCGTGAATTCGTATCTGCTCTTGGAGGGGCCCCGTGCCAGAGTCCATGCACCCCTGACCCCACTCCCTGCCCACAGCCCTTCTTTCGGCTGCTGAACCTGCGGAAGCTGGGCCTGAGTGACAACGAGATCCAGCGGCTGCCCCCCGAGGTGGCCAACTTCATGCAGCTGGTGGAGCTGGACGTGTCCCGGAACGGTGCGGAGCCCGGGGCAGGTCCGGGGCGGAGCCCGGGGGTGGTAGGAAGGACTCGGAGTCCTCAGGGGCCGTGGGCGTCTCTCCATGGTGACCCCTCTCCCACGGCAGACATTCCAGAGATCCCTGAAAGCATCAAGTTCTGCAAGGCCCTGGAGATTGCAGACTTCAGCGGGAATCCCTTGTCTAGGTGGGTGGTGGCcacggcgggggtggggggcagtcgCAGGGGTGGGAGGTTTTGCAGCCCTGTCCTTGACAGCTGAGGTCCCCTTCCCCTGGCGCAGGCTCCCGGAAGGCTTCACTCAGCTGCGCAGCCTGGCTCACCTGGCCCTGAATGACGTGTCCCTGCAGGCGCTTCCCGGGGATGTGGGCAAGTGAGTGCCCTCCAGGGCAGGGGGGACTCGGCTCAGCCCCCTTCTCTGGTTCTCCCCACCATCTCTGCTTCCGTCACACTCCACCCCCACATCTCTTTCAGCCTCGCCAACCTGGTGACCCTGGAGCTCCGGGAGAACCTGCTCAAGTCTTTGCCGGCGTGAGTGGACTCGGGTCTCCCTCCGCGCCTGCTCGGGCCGCGGCCCCAGGGGTTAAGGCCGGGCTGCTTCGGTCAAACCTGCTCTTTGTTCCGCAGGTCTCTGTCCTTCCTGGTCAAGCTGGAGCAGCTGGATCTGGGAGGCAATGAGCTGGAAGCGCTGGTGCGGGGAGGGCGGGGCATCCCGGGCGAGGCTGGGCAGGGGACCTCCAGCTGTCACTCCGACCCTGTCATCCTGTTCCCACCTGTTTCTGCAGCCTGATACCCTGGGGGCTCTGCCCAACCTGCGAGAGCTGTGGCTGGACCGGAACCAGCTGTCCACGCTGCCCCCGGTAAGTGAGGGAGCggcgccccctgccccctgcccagacGCTCCCTGACCCCCCGCGCCCACCCCAGGAGCTGGGGAACCTGCGGCGCCTGGTGTGCCTGGACGTGTCCGAGAACCGGCTCGAGCAGCTGCCGTCGGAGCTCGGCGGGCTGCTGCTGCTCACGGACCTGCTGCTCTCCCAGAACCTGCTGCAGCGGCTGCCTGATGGCATCGGTCAGCTATGGTCGCGGCGCTGGGGGGCATGGCTGGGGGTGGCCCCGGGCCTGGAGGAGGGGTCCTGTGGGGGCGGCCTTCGAGAGACACCCCCGAGAAGGGGAAATtagagtggaggtgggggcaggaccGGCAAGCAGGTGAGGGGGCCCCGCAGTTCGGCTCTGGGGCCAGGAGCTCAAGGGCCCGTGGGAGGGAGGAGTGGTGGGCGAAGGGGCCGGATCTGCAGCCAGGCGGCGCCCCCTGAGCTGCCCACCGCACGGGCCGCCGGGCCCTTGCCACACTCAGCTCTGTCACCGTGTCTCCCGGATACCAGGTCAGCTGAAACAGCTGTCCATCCTGAAGGTGGACCAGAACCGTCTGTGCGAGGTGACGGAGGCCATCGGCGACTGTGAGAATCTCTCCGAGTTGATCCTCACAGAAAACCTGCTGACGGTAGGACCCAACCCAGTGGGACTGGGGACgctgaggcggggggggggggcgaggggcaCCTTGCGACGGGGCCCTGGCGCCTGCTTGGATGGGAGACTGTGGCCAGAAGCagttgcggggggaggggggcagagtggTGCCAGGCCAAACCCCATGGAGGAGTTCCCACCAACCCGTGACCCTCCTTGGCCCCGGCCAGGCTCTGCCCCGTTCTCTGGGTAAGCTGACCAAGCTGACCAACCTCAACGCAGACCGCAACCGTCTGGAGGTGCTGCCGCCCGAGATCGGAGGCTGCGCGGCACTCAGCGTCCTCTCCTTGAGGGACAACCGCCTGGCCGCCCTGCCGCCCGAGCTCGCCCACACGGCTGAGCTGCACGTGCTGGACGTGGCCGGCAACCGGTGAGTGCCCGCCCGGCCCCCCGCTGACCCTCCCGCGCCCGCCGGCCCCCCGCNNNNNNNNNNNNNNNNNNNNNNNNNNNNNNNNNNNNNNNNNNNNNNNNNNNNNNNNNNNNNNNNNNNNNNNNNNNNNNNNNNNNNNNNNNNNNNNNNNNNTCCCACCGGGACCTGGGCTCCCTCGGGGGCAAGGCGACAGGTGGAGCCATTGCTCCATTTCCGGGACAAGTTTGTCCTGGGGCTTGAGGTGCTCTGTGCCAGTGTTTCAGCACTAAACCTGCACAGGCGACGTGGGGACCAGGCAGCAGGAGAGCCCCCACCGCTGTACTGGGCTGCTCAGGGCAGGGTGTAACCAAGCAGGCCGTTGTTGAGCGCTGCCGACGCCTTCCTCCCCCGTTTTCCTGCAGGCCGTCAAGGccccctctgcccatcccttccCCTGGGCAGACCTCCGGGAGCCAATAAGCACAGGACCACCGTCACACAGGGACTTTCAGGGCCAACAGCATCTGCACCTTTATCCCACGCTGGGTGGCTAGGCCTGAGACACCAACAAATCACTCTATAAAACCCAGAGGAAACAAGGAGCAAGTGCAAGTCCAGGGAATAGGGCCAAGGTCACGCAGAAAGGTCACTGTTATCAAAACGCTCCTGGTCATACACTTCAGCCACCACCTTTCGGCCAGCAAACCAGCGCCCATTGAGGGCCTGGATGGCCTTGTGAGTCTCAGAGGCTACAGAAAACTCCACAAAAATCTTGACGATGATCTCTGCGTCCTCCTCCTCGCCCTGCTTCTCCTGGTAGATGATGACACGGTTCACAGCACCAAACTTGCCACACTCCTCGGTCACTTCCCCCTCCAGGTCATC containing:
- the LOC115278878 gene encoding protein scribble homolog, coding for MWQDPGFLCVAWSRPGPMGSPFFRLLNLRKLGLSDNEIQRLPPEVANFMQLVELDVSRNDIPEIPESIKFCKALEIADFSGNPLSRLPEGFTQLRSLAHLALNDVSLQALPGDVGNLANLVTLELRENLLKSLPASLSFLVKLEQLDLGGNELEALPDTLGALPNLRELWLDRNQLSTLPPELGNLRRLVCLDVSENRLEQLPSELGGLLLLTDLLLSQNLLQRLPDGIGQLKQLSILKVDQNRLCEVTEAIGDCENLSELILTENLLTALPRSLGKLTKLTNLNADRNRLEVLPPEIGGCAALSVLSLRDNRLAALPPELAHTAELHVLDVAGNRPSRPPLPIPSPGQTSGSQ